The Bombus pyrosoma isolate SC7728 linkage group LG3, ASM1482585v1, whole genome shotgun sequence genome has a segment encoding these proteins:
- the LOC122566308 gene encoding SH3 domain-binding glutamic acid-rich protein homolog isoform X2 yields MILDSKNVEYETIDITEPGKEMEKEFMQSNGIARDSKYPLPPQIFNEDEYCGDYEDFDLANEMDELEEFLKVEPPASGKENVPDSNQSEEIQENGNTTSREPSTDKEAAAIQAESVEERTTLPSENVQSDEPKSIENDGETKPEEDTTEHTEENVEKNEEKSGDQEKEE; encoded by the exons ATGATATTAGATAGCAAAAATGTAGAGTATGAGACAATTGATATAACAGAACCAGGGAAGGAGATGGAAAAGGAATTTATGCAATCTAATGGTATTGCGAGAGATAGTAAATATCCATTACCTCCACAGATATTTAATGAAGATGAATACTGTGGG GATTATGAAGATTTCGATTTGGCAAATGAAATGGATgaattggaagaatttttGAAAGTGGAACCACCTGCTagtggaaaagaaaatgttcctGATTCAAATCAAAGTGAGGAAATtcaagaaaatggaaatactACAAGTCGAGAG CCTTCCACAGACAAAGAAGCAGCTGCAATACAAGCAGAAAG TGTTGAAGAAAGAACAACTTTACCAAGTGAAAATGTACAGTCAGATGAACCTAAATCTATAGAAAATGATGGTGAAACAAAACCTGAAGAAGATACTACAGAACatacagaagaaaatgttgaaaaaaatgaagagaaatcTGGTGatcaagagaaagaagagtaG
- the LOC122566308 gene encoding SH3 domain-binding glutamic acid-rich protein homolog isoform X1 yields MVVKVYISGISGNKEVKKRQQRVLMILDSKNVEYETIDITEPGKEMEKEFMQSNGIARDSKYPLPPQIFNEDEYCGDYEDFDLANEMDELEEFLKVEPPASGKENVPDSNQSEEIQENGNTTSREPSTDKEAAAIQAESVEERTTLPSENVQSDEPKSIENDGETKPEEDTTEHTEENVEKNEEKSGDQEKEE; encoded by the exons ATGGTTGTTAAAGTCTACATATCGGGTATCAGCGGCAACAAGGAA GTAAAAAAGAGGCAACAACGAGTATTGATGATATTAGATAGCAAAAATGTAGAGTATGAGACAATTGATATAACAGAACCAGGGAAGGAGATGGAAAAGGAATTTATGCAATCTAATGGTATTGCGAGAGATAGTAAATATCCATTACCTCCACAGATATTTAATGAAGATGAATACTGTGGG GATTATGAAGATTTCGATTTGGCAAATGAAATGGATgaattggaagaatttttGAAAGTGGAACCACCTGCTagtggaaaagaaaatgttcctGATTCAAATCAAAGTGAGGAAATtcaagaaaatggaaatactACAAGTCGAGAG CCTTCCACAGACAAAGAAGCAGCTGCAATACAAGCAGAAAG TGTTGAAGAAAGAACAACTTTACCAAGTGAAAATGTACAGTCAGATGAACCTAAATCTATAGAAAATGATGGTGAAACAAAACCTGAAGAAGATACTACAGAACatacagaagaaaatgttgaaaaaaatgaagagaaatcTGGTGatcaagagaaagaagagtaG
- the LOC122566310 gene encoding 60S ribosomal protein L37a: MAKRTKKVGITGKYGTRYGASLRKMVKKMEITQHSKYTCTFCGKDAMKRSVVGIWSCKRCKRTVAGGAWVYSTTAAASVRSAVRRLREVKEQ, encoded by the exons ATG GCTAAACGCACGAAGAAGGTTGGAATCACTGGTAAATATGGTACTCGATATGGTGCCTCTCTCAGAAAGATGGTTAAGAAGATGGAAATTACCCAGCACAGCAAATACACCTGTACCTTCTGTGGCAAG gATGCTATGAAACGGAGTGTAGTGGGTATCTGGTCCTGCAAACGTTGCAAGAGGACTGTTGCTGGAGGTGCATGGGTATATTCAACAACTGCTGCTGCCTCTGTTAGATCTGCTGTCAGGAGGTTACGTGAAGTTAAAGAAcagtaa
- the LOC122566311 gene encoding polypeptide N-acetylgalactosaminyltransferase 5 isoform X2, with translation MFRSKIRIHTCQVILLTSLVWFLVDVMVLMLYSDCIGGSGWGCTENNKQQQTLTEESLPHSKEALLKEEEQIQSAGQASKSRYKQSELHLWRPAKVVRENKGMPGEVGAAVHISPEDEARQQELFKLNQFNLMASDMISLNRSLKDIRLEGCKTKKYNKYLPDTSIVIVFHNEAWSTLLRTVWSVINRSPRTLLKEIILVDDKSEQDHLKQDLEDYVKTLPVPTYVYRTEKRSGLIRARLLGAKHVTGQVITFLDAHCECTEGWLEPLLSRIAEDRTTVVCPIIDVISDDTFEYIPASDMTWGGFNWKLNFRWYRVAQREMDRRLGDRTAPLRTPTMAGGLFSIDKDYFYELGAYDEGMDIWGGENLEMSFRIWMCGGTLEIATCSHVGHVFRKSTPYTFPGGTSKIVNHNNARLAEVWLDQWKYFYYNINPGARNVAVGDVSERIKLRERLKCKSFRWYLENIYPESPMPLDYYYLGDVQNVETQSCLDTMGRRTGENVGISYCHGLGGNQVFAYTKRQQIMSDDMCLDAASPQGPVKIVRCHGMGGNQAWVYNEETKMIKHTNTGHCLSKPRSNDAMQPVLAPCDPHNMGQKWIMRSKFKWQAS, from the exons GCAAACGTTAACCGAAGAAAGTTTACCTCATTCGAAAGAAGCTTTATTGAAAGAGGAGGAACAGATACAGTCGGCTGGACAAGCGAGCAAAAGCCGATATAAACAATCGGAATTACATTTATGGAGGCCAGCTAAGGTCGTCCGAGAGAACAAAGGGATGCCTGGCGAGGTGGGTGCGGCGGTACACATTTCGCCGGAAGACGAGGCCAGGCAACAGGAGCTGTTCAAACTGAACCAATTCAACCTGATGGCCAGCGATATGATCTCGTTGAATCGGTCACTCAAGGATATTCGATTAGAGGGCTGCAAGACCAAGAAGTACAACAAGTACCTGCCGGATACTAGCATCGTGATAGTGTTCCACAATGAAGCATGGAGCACGTTGTTGAGGACTGTTTGGTCGGTCATTAATCGGTCTCCGCGTACATTGTTAAAGGAGATCATATTGGTAGATGATAAGAGCGAGCAAG ATCACTTGAAGCAAGACCTGGAGGACTATGTAAAAACGCTACCGGTCCCTACATATGTGTACCGTACAGAGAAAAGATCTGGTCTAATCAGAGCTAGGCTCCTCGGGGCGAAACACGTGACAGGACAAGTTATAACGTTCCTAGACGCTCATTGCGAATGCACAGAAGGTTGGCTGGAGCCTTTGCTATCCAGGATCGCTGAAGACAGGACAACCGTTGTCTGTCCCATCATTGATGTGATTAGCGACGATACCTTTGAGTACATTCCGGCCAGCGATATGACGTGGGGTGGTTTCAATTGGAAACTGAATTTTAGATG GTACAGGGTGGCGCAAAGAGAAATGGACAGAAGATTAGGGGATAGAACAGCCCCTCTGAGAACACCGACGATGGCCGGCggtttattttctattgataaggattatttttacgaattggGAGCGTACGACGAGGGCATGGATATTTGGGGCGGTGAAAACCTCGAAATGAGCTTCCGG ATATGGATGTGTGGTGGGACATTGGAGATCGCAACGTGCTCGCACGTAGGTCATGTATTCCGTAAGTCAACACCATATACATTCCCTGGTGGTACCAGCAAGATAGTGAACCACAACAATGCGCGACTCGCAGAGGTCTGGTTGGACCAATGGAAGTACTTCTATTACAACATTAATCCAG GAGCCCGAAACGTAGCTGTTGGAGACGTATCTGAAAGAATTAAGTTAAGGGAACGTCTTAAGTGTAAAAGCTTTAGGTGGTATTTGGAGAATATTTATCCAGAATCTCCTATGCCactagattattattatttgggTGATGTACAAAACGTTGAGACACAATCTTGTTTGGACACTATGGGTAGGAGAACAGGTGAAAATGTTGGAATTAGTTACTGTCATGGATTAGGTGGTAATCAG gTGTTTGCTTATACTAAACGACAGCAAATTATGTCTGATGATATGTGCCTTGATGCAGCTAGTCCCCAAGGTCCTGTCAAAATAGTGAGATGTCATGGTATGGGTGGAAATCAAGCATGGGTTTATAATGAAGAG ACAAAAATGATCAAACATACTAATACAGGACATTGCTTGTCGAAACCTCGTTCGAACGACGCAATGCAACCTGTATTAGCACCTTGTGATCCGCATAACATGGGCCAAAAGTGGATTATGCGCAGTAAATTCAAATGGCAGGCCAGCTAA
- the LOC122566311 gene encoding polypeptide N-acetylgalactosaminyltransferase 5 isoform X1, with the protein MFRSKIRIHTCQVILLTSLVWFLVDVMVLMLYSDCIGGSGWGCTENNKQQQTLTEESLPHSKEALLKEEEQIQSAGQASKSRYKQSELHLWRPAKVVRENKGMPGEVGAAVHISPEDEARQQELFKLNQFNLMASDMISLNRSLKDIRLEGCKTKKYNKYLPDTSIVIVFHNEAWSTLLRTVWSVINRSPRTLLKEIILVDDKSEQDHLKQDLEDYVKTLPVPTYVYRTEKRSGLIRARLLGAKHVTGQVITFLDAHCECTEGWLEPLLSRIAEDRTTVVCPIIDVISDDTFEYIPASDMTWGGFNWKLNFRWYRVAQREMDRRLGDRTAPLRTPTMAGGLFSIDKDYFYELGAYDEGMDIWGGENLEMSFRVWQCGGTLEISPCSHVGHVFRDKSPYTFPGGVSKVVLHNAARVAEVWMDEWRDFYYAMNPGARNVAVGDVSERIKLRERLKCKSFRWYLENIYPESPMPLDYYYLGDVQNVETQSCLDTMGRRTGENVGISYCHGLGGNQVFAYTKRQQIMSDDMCLDAASPQGPVKIVRCHGMGGNQAWVYNEETKMIKHTNTGHCLSKPRSNDAMQPVLAPCDPHNMGQKWIMRSKFKWQAS; encoded by the exons GCAAACGTTAACCGAAGAAAGTTTACCTCATTCGAAAGAAGCTTTATTGAAAGAGGAGGAACAGATACAGTCGGCTGGACAAGCGAGCAAAAGCCGATATAAACAATCGGAATTACATTTATGGAGGCCAGCTAAGGTCGTCCGAGAGAACAAAGGGATGCCTGGCGAGGTGGGTGCGGCGGTACACATTTCGCCGGAAGACGAGGCCAGGCAACAGGAGCTGTTCAAACTGAACCAATTCAACCTGATGGCCAGCGATATGATCTCGTTGAATCGGTCACTCAAGGATATTCGATTAGAGGGCTGCAAGACCAAGAAGTACAACAAGTACCTGCCGGATACTAGCATCGTGATAGTGTTCCACAATGAAGCATGGAGCACGTTGTTGAGGACTGTTTGGTCGGTCATTAATCGGTCTCCGCGTACATTGTTAAAGGAGATCATATTGGTAGATGATAAGAGCGAGCAAG ATCACTTGAAGCAAGACCTGGAGGACTATGTAAAAACGCTACCGGTCCCTACATATGTGTACCGTACAGAGAAAAGATCTGGTCTAATCAGAGCTAGGCTCCTCGGGGCGAAACACGTGACAGGACAAGTTATAACGTTCCTAGACGCTCATTGCGAATGCACAGAAGGTTGGCTGGAGCCTTTGCTATCCAGGATCGCTGAAGACAGGACAACCGTTGTCTGTCCCATCATTGATGTGATTAGCGACGATACCTTTGAGTACATTCCGGCCAGCGATATGACGTGGGGTGGTTTCAATTGGAAACTGAATTTTAGATG GTACAGGGTGGCGCAAAGAGAAATGGACAGAAGATTAGGGGATAGAACAGCCCCTCTGAGAACACCGACGATGGCCGGCggtttattttctattgataaggattatttttacgaattggGAGCGTACGACGAGGGCATGGATATTTGGGGCGGTGAAAACCTCGAAATGAGCTTCCGG GTATGGCAATGCGGTGGGACGTTAGAAATCAGTCCATGTTCACATGTTGGACATGTGTTCCGAGACAAGAGTCCGTATACATTCCCTGGTGGTGTCAGCAAAGTAGTTCTACACAATGCGGCTAGGGTGGCCGAAGTCTGGATGGATGAGTGGAGAGATTTTTACTATGCCATGAACCCAG GAGCCCGAAACGTAGCTGTTGGAGACGTATCTGAAAGAATTAAGTTAAGGGAACGTCTTAAGTGTAAAAGCTTTAGGTGGTATTTGGAGAATATTTATCCAGAATCTCCTATGCCactagattattattatttgggTGATGTACAAAACGTTGAGACACAATCTTGTTTGGACACTATGGGTAGGAGAACAGGTGAAAATGTTGGAATTAGTTACTGTCATGGATTAGGTGGTAATCAG gTGTTTGCTTATACTAAACGACAGCAAATTATGTCTGATGATATGTGCCTTGATGCAGCTAGTCCCCAAGGTCCTGTCAAAATAGTGAGATGTCATGGTATGGGTGGAAATCAAGCATGGGTTTATAATGAAGAG ACAAAAATGATCAAACATACTAATACAGGACATTGCTTGTCGAAACCTCGTTCGAACGACGCAATGCAACCTGTATTAGCACCTTGTGATCCGCATAACATGGGCCAAAAGTGGATTATGCGCAGTAAATTCAAATGGCAGGCCAGCTAA